A genomic stretch from Arachis stenosperma cultivar V10309 chromosome 3, arast.V10309.gnm1.PFL2, whole genome shotgun sequence includes:
- the LOC130970627 gene encoding FHA domain-containing protein At4g14490-like translates to MEAPHLKLVMLKGPRQGESFEYRPGTAVKIGRVVRGNTLTVKDAGISTKHLSILTESGQWVLRDLDSSNGTIIDAVKIPPNTPFNLCDGATIKIGERTSIHVVFVYHHNKASAAVPPQPKRNPSRRCRSAKAEVQSVEENSDDAEGSEIVPSPESKRATRNPKNNKLGVAADIAVSELGAMDLDAPIEKPKKTRGRKKKVVVVEEAEEKQYAPIEISESIAVNAAPVESVVVVEEPKKTRLTRNSNKKKSLVEGSDFSVVNAPLENVVVAEPKKSMVTRSSNKKGGLIDEITASVVPEEKVMVEESTETWVSQDSKKGKSPIRISPAQNSGLEVRVENAEPEETMDGDKSKELEEECAAQAFEMEQDDKVNEVEEVRGSQLEGDEIDDGGGSGEDGNSVKEGGEDCSVQKEDVDWADFEKMTLGEWFDFLEVHLPKQIIDETEEMIESMKSKAERLREYIMQHKAEQR, encoded by the coding sequence ATGGAAGCTCCACATCTGAAGCTGGTAATGCTTAAAGGTCCTCGACAAGGTGAATCCTTCGAGTACCGTCCCGGAACCGCCGTCAAGATTGGCCGTGTCGTCCGCGGCAACACCCTCACCGTCAAGGACGCCGGCATCTCCACCAAACATCTCTCCATACTCACCGAATCTGGCCAATGGGTTCTCCGAGACCTCGATTCCTCCAACGGCACCATTATCGACGCTGTCAAGATCCCTCCCAACACCCCCTTCAACCTCTGCGACGGCGCCACCATCAAGATCGGAGAGCGTACTTCCATCCACGTCGTCTTCGTCTACCATCACAACAAAGCTTCGGCCGCCGTACCGCCCCAACCCAAGCGAAACCCCTCGCGTCGCTGTCGATCCGCGAAAGCTGAGGTTCAGAGCGTTGAAGAGAACAGCGATGATGCTGAGGGATCTGAAATTGTGCCTTCACCCGAGAGTAAACGTGCGACCCGAAATCCGAAGAACAATAAACTCGGTGTTGCTGCTGATATTGCAGTTTCGGAATTGGGCGCTATGGATCTCGATGCTCCGATTGAGAAGCCGAAGAAGACCCGGGGTAGGAAAAAGAAGGTTGTGGTGGTGGAGGAAGCCGAAGAAAAACAATATGCTCCGATTGAGATTTCCGAGTCGATTGCAGTGAATGCTGCTCCTGTAGAGAGCGTAGTGGTGGTGGAGGAACCGAAGAAGACTCGGTTGACCCGGAATTcgaataaaaagaaaagtttggTTGAGGGTTCAGATTTCAGTGTAGTGAATGCTCCGTTAGAGAATGTTGTGGTGGCAGAACCGAAGAAAAGCATGGTAACCCGGAGTTCAAACAAAAAAGGAGGCTTAATTGATGAGATTACTGCTTCTGTTGTACCAGAAGAGAAGGTGATGGTGGAGGAATCCACAGAAACCTGGGTAAGCCAAGATTCGAAGAAAGGGAAAAGCCCGATTCGAATTAGTCCTGCTCAAAACTCAGGATTGGAGGTTAGAGTGGAGAATGCTGAGCCAGAGGAAACAATGGATGGGGATAAGAGTAAGGAATTGgaggaagaatgtgctgctcaagcTTTTGAAATGGAGCAGGATGATAAGGTTAATGAGGTAGAGGAAGTTCGAGGTTCTCAATTGGAGGGTGATGAGATTGATGATGGTGGTGGTAGTGGTGAAGATGGAAACAGTGTGAAAGAGGGCGGCGAAGATTGCAGCGTGCAGAAGGAGGATGTGGATTGGGCTGATTTTGAGAAGATGACTCTTGGTGAGTGGTTTGATTTCTTGGAAGTTCATTTGCCCAAACAGATTATTGATGAAACAGAAGAGATGATAGAGTCCATGAAAAGCAAAGCTGAGAGGCTCCGCGAGTATATTATGCAGCACAAGGCAGAGCAAAGATAG
- the LOC130967424 gene encoding cellulose synthase-like protein G2 codes for MEESPLHSSHVQKLLLVTNRVHMLLHSTALCFIFYYRFSFLFQPPHTTESLLFPWLLVFASEIILSFIWILGRAYRWRPISRTVFPERLPEDHKLPAVDVFICTADHTKEPTFEVMNTVLSAMALDYPPEKLNVYLSDDGGSSVTLHAMREASNFARLWIPFCTRYRIKSRCPKAFFSSSDDDESDFVRSSLYVEDKKQIEEKYEVFKEKIVSFRDNMAISRDDSTINVQDHPPCIEVMEGNILDDADNGKIPRLVYVSREKRPSHPHHFKAGALNVLLRVSAVISNSPYILVLDCDMFCNDPSSARYAMCFHLDPKISSSLAFVQFPQKFYNVSKNDIYDSQLRSIFTLQWRGMDGLKGPVMSGTGFYIKRVSLCGNLNIKGTDLTQLKEYFGSSNEFIKSLTQNYTSDSASGGNALLEGETHLLASCEYEINTKWGQEVGFLYDSVVEDYLTGFILHCNGWTSVFCEPSRPQFLGSATTNLNDVLIQGTRWYSGLFENGINKYCSLIYGPSRMPVLQRLCFAELTYFPLYCFPLWCFATIPQLCLLHGIPLYPKVGDPFFIIFVFIFVSALLNHLEEVLITGGTLHKWMNEQRIWMMKSITCHLYGCLDALLKKVGIREANFLPTNKVADDEQTQLYQMDKYDFRVSSIFIAPMLAVITINICCFLGGIYRAVFVGSWDKMFVQFFIAGFIITVNYPIIEGLVIRNDKGRISKLLAICVIIATMILLGCFTLLSSV; via the exons ATGGAGGAGTCTCCTCTTCACAGCAGCCATGTCCAGAAGCTCTTACTTGTTACAAACAGAGTCCACATGCTTCTCCACTCCACAGCCTTATGCTTCATCTTCTACTACagattctcttttcttttccaaCCGCCTCACACCACAGAAAGCCTCTTGTTTCCATGGCTCCTTGTCTTTGCTTCAGAGATCATTCTCTCCTTTATATGGATCCTCGGCCGTGCGTATCGGTGGCGTCCCATCTCGCGCACCGTCTTTCCGGAGAGGTTGCCTGAAGATCACAAACTTCCTGCTGTTGATGTGTTCATATGCACTGCTGATCATACTAAGGAGCCTACTTTTGAGGTGATGAACACTGTCCTATCTGCCATGGCCCTTGATTATCCTCCTGAGAAGCTCAATGTGTATCTTTCGGACGATGGGGGTTCCTCTGTTACCTTGCATGCAATGAGGGAGGCTTCCAACTTCGCAAGGTTGTGGATTCCATTCTGCACAAGGTACAGAATTAAGAGCAGGTGCCCCAAggctttcttttcttcttcagaTGATGATGAGTCTGATTTTGTAAGAAGCAGTTTGTATGTGGAAGATAAGAAGCAGATTGAG GAAAAATATGAGGTCTTTAAGGAAAAGATTGTGTCATTCAGAGATAATATGGCCATTTCAAGAGATGATTCTACCATAAATGTTCAAGATCACCCTCCTTGCATTGAG GTTATGGAAGGTAATATCTTGGATGATGCAGATAATGGCAAAATTCCTCGCCTTGTGTATGTTTCCCGTGAGAAAAGACCATCTCATCCCCACCATTTCAAGGCTGGAGCACTCAATGTCCTT CTCCGAGTCTCTGCTGTGATTAGCAATTCTCCCTACATTCTAGTTTTGGACTGTGACATGTTCTGTAATGATCCAAGTTCAGCACGATACGCCATGTGTTTTCACCTTGATCCGAAGATATCATCCTCCTTAGCTTTTGTTCAGTTTCCTCAGAAATTTTACAATGTCAGTAAGAATGACATCTATGATAGTCAGCTGAGATCAATATTCACG CTTCAATGGAGAGGTATGGACGGGCTTAAGGGTCCAGTAATGTCTGGTACAGGCTTTTATATAAAAAGGGTGTCACTTTGTGGAAATCTCAATATCAAAG GGACTGATCTGACTCAACTTAAAGAATATTTTGGTTCATCCAATGAGTTCATCAAATCACTTACTCAAAACTACACAAGTGATTCCGCTTCTGGTGGGAATGCATTACTAGAAGGAGAAACTCACTTATTGGCTTCTTGTGAATATGAAATCAATACTAAATGGGGACAAGAG GTTGGTTTCTTATACGATAGTGTTGTGGAAGACTATCTCACTGGATTCATATTGCATTGCAATGGATGGACTTCAGTTTTCTGTGAACCATCTAGGCCACAGTTCCTAGGATCAGCTACAACAAATTTGAATGATGTGTTAATCCAAGGCACTAGATGGTACAGCGGTTTATTTGAAAATGGTATAAACAAATATTGCTCTCTTATATACGGTCCTTCAAGGATGCCAGTCCTTCAGAGACTATGTTTTGCAGAACTCACATATTTCCCTCTTTATTGCTTCCCTCTATGGTGTTTTGCCACCATCCCTCAGCTCTGTTTACTTCATGGAATTCCCTTGTACCCCAAG GTTGGAGACCCATTTTTCATCATATTTGTATTCATCTTTGTATCAGCTCTTTTAAATCATTTGGAGGAAGTCCTCATAACAGGAGGAACACTTCACAAATGGATGAATGAGCAGAGGATATGGATGATGAAATCAATTACTTGTCATCTATACGGGTGTTTGGATGCACTGCTAAAGAAAGTAGGTATAAGAGAAGCAAATTTCTTGCCAACAAACAAAGTAGCGGATGATGAACAAACTCAGCTGTACCAAATGGATAAATATGATTTCCGAGTATCCAGCATCTTCATAGCTCCAATGCTTGCCGTCATCACGATCAATATATGTTGCTTTCTGGGTGGAATCTACAGAGCGGTATTTGTTGGTAGTTGGGACAAGATGTTTGTGCAGTTTTTCATTGCAGGTTTCATCATTACCGTTAACTACCCTATAATTGAAGGGTTGGTAATAAGGAACGACAAGGGACGCATTTCAAAGTTATTAGCCATATGTGTTATCATTGCTACCATGATTCTTTTGGGATGTTTTACACTTCTAAGCTCTGTGTAA